One Setaria viridis chromosome 5, Setaria_viridis_v4.0, whole genome shotgun sequence genomic region harbors:
- the LOC117858447 gene encoding lipoyl synthase, chloroplastic translates to MQSSLARPLRPPVWAGCGGSRDCGVPRGSVSVVRCRAEAAPLMGAAARAPVGPYTGRDPEVKKPAWLRQRAAQGEKYARLRESIGELKLNTVCVEAQCPNIGECWNGGGGAGGEGDGIATATIMVLGDTCTRGCRFCAVKTSNKPPPPDPLEPLNTALAVASWGVDYVVLTSVDRDDLPDGGSSHFVQTVKALKELKPGILVECLTSDFRGDLEAVSSLANSGLDVYAHNIETVRSLQRIVRDPRAGYDQSLAVLKHAKSCREGMITKSSIMLGLGETDEEVRQTMMDLRAIGVDILTLGQYLQPTERHLTVREYVTPEKFQFWKEYGESVGFRYVASGPLVRSSYRAGELFVQNLVRNSKTLSSSS, encoded by the exons ATGCAGAGCTCGCTCGCGCGGCCGCTGCGTCCGCCGGTATGGGCTGGTTGCGGCGGGAGCCGCGACTGCGGGGTCCCGCGCGGCTCGGTCTCCGTGGTGCGGTGCCGCGCCGAGGCGGCGCCGCTGATGGGCGCGGCGGCTAGGGCGCCGGTGGGGCCGTACACCGGGAGGGACCCTGAGGTGAAGAAGCCCGCGTGGCTGCGGCAGCGCGCGGCGCAGGGGGAGAAGTACGCGCGCCTGCGGGAGTCCATCGGCGAGCTCAAGCTCAACACCGTCTGCGTCGAGGCCCAGTGCCCCAACATCGGCGAG TGTTGGaacggaggcggaggggccggcggggaAGGGGACGGCATCGCGACGGCCACCATCATGGTGCTCGGCGACACATGCACGCGCGGCTGCCGGTTCTGCGCTGTGAAGACCAGCAAcaagccgccgcccccggatccCTTGGAGCCTCTGAACACGGCTCTGGCTGTTGCAAGCTGGGG AGTAGATTATGTTGTGCTAACCAGTGTCGATAGAGATGACTTACCTGATGGTGGAAGTAGCCATTTTGTTCAGACAGTGAAAGCTTTAAAG GAGCTCAAACCAGGGATACTGGTGGAGTGCTTAACCTCAGATTTCCGAGGTGACCTGGAGGCTGTCTCATCTTTGGCAAACTCTGGTCTAGATGTGTACGCACACAACATTGAGACAGTGAGGAGTCTGCAGAGAATTGTGAGGGATCCTCGAGCAGG ATATGATCAGAGCTTGGCAGTTCTCAAGCATGCAAAAAGTTGCAGGGAGGGCATGATTACAAAATCTTCTATCATGCTTGGTCTTGGAGAGACTGATGAGGAGGTGAGGCAAACCATGATGGACTTACGGGCCATTGGTGTTGATATTCTTACTTTGGGGCAGTATTTACAG CCAACAGAGAGACATTTAACAGTAAGAGAGTACGTGACTCCCGAGAAGTTCCAGTTTTGGAAGGAGTACGGAGAATCAGTGGGTTTCCGTTATGTTGCCAGTGGACCCTTG GTTCGGTCTTCATACCGTGCAGGAGAGCTTTTTGTCCAAAATTTGGTCAGAAATAGCAAAACTTTATCTTCCTCATCGTAA
- the LOC117858444 gene encoding protein PAT1 homolog 1, protein MLGVEPDGGGRGGGTSSSAAENFDAGQYAFFGKEPLEGFELGGLEDASGDGNGSGFVGPEEGLYRLSSVGEEMDDQSNLSDIDDLASTFAKLNRSISGIRNPGVIGDRRSISRGSSLTVDWTEDVEFSNWVDQDVFENEEFQESKRWWSSNSSVQQGDSNSRPLSRTSSYPQQPLQHRSSEPIVLPKTSSFTSFPPPAAGGGRSPYPAQGLTRHGSIPSIGAGLQMGSPSMSLSASPYHMVGPSHGLPYTGGMPYGALNLPVNNPMQNDWSNQANPFTGEHLNLLPNLLHKQLSLPNSPMSSLLFSQHQQRLAQIQSSHQNYPNIPPHMLYPHHSAEITGRFDSVGSSHSSRDKRSRSGRGKHNIRFSQPTSDTGGQNGDSGGIKFRSKYMSSEEIESILRMQHSASHSSDPYVVDYYHQACMAKRGATSKQKNNFSPASMKDLPSKSRSSSDQHTYLQVDALGRVSFSSIRRPRSLLEVDHPSSGDGSHDQKSTMRPLEKEPMLAARVTVEDALCLLLEVDDIDRLLQSSQSQDNNFQLKRRRQVLLEGLAASLQLVDPLGPSKSGHSSGLAMKDDVVFLRIVSLPKGRKFLARYLRLLVPGSELTRIVCMAIFRHVRFLFGGLPSDSSAAETTVALAKTVTSCVHHMELGALSACLAAVVCSSEQPPLRPLGSSAGDGASLIIKSVLDRATELLTDHHAAASYTVPNRTLWQASFDAFFGLLTKYCVSKFESIQQMFVMQAPSPVIGPEASKATSKEMPVELLRASLPHTNEQQRQRLLDFAQRSMPVTGFNPQGARGGHITSESVPG, encoded by the exons ATGCTGGGCGTCGAGCCCgacggtggcggccgcggcggcggcacgtcCTCCTCCGCTGCAG AGAATTTTGACGCCGGGCAGTACGCCTTCTTCGGGAAGGAGCCACTGGAGGGGTTCGAGCTCGGCGGCTTGGAGGACGCCAGCGGCGATGGCAATGGCAGTGGATTCGTTGGGCCAGAAGAGGGGCTGTATCGTCTCTCCTCAGTTGGAGAAGAG ATGGATGATCAGAGTAACTTGTCTGACATTGATGATCTTGCAAGCACCTTTGCTAAG TTGAACCGAAGCATTAGTGGGATCCGGAATCCTGGTGTTATTGGGGACAGGCGATCCATTTCAAGAGGAA GTTCTTTAACTGTTGATTGGACTGAAGATGTAGAGTTTTCAAACTGGGTAGATCAGGACGTATTTGAAAATGAGGAATTCCAGGAAAGTAAAAGATGGTGGTCATCAAATTCTTCAGTTCAGCAAGGGGACTCCAACTCCAGGCCACTAAGTCGAACATCTTCCTATCCTCAGCAGCCACTGCAGCACCGGTCAAGTGAACCTATCGTTTTACCAAAGACCTCTTCATTTACCTCCTTTCCACCACCAGCTGCTGGTGGTGGCAGATCACCTTACCCTGCTCAAGGCCTTACACGTCATGGGAGCATTCCGTCAATTGGTGCTGGGCTCCAAATGGGTTCTCCGAGCATGTCACTTTCTGCTTCTCCATATCATATGGTTGGACCATCTCATGGGCTACCATACACAGGAGGCATGCCGTATGGTGCTCTCAACCTGCCTGTAAACAATCCAATGCAAAATGATTGGTCAAACCAAGCTAACCCTTTCACTGGGGAGCATCTTAATCTACTGCCCAACTTATTACATAAACAATTATCACTTCCTAATAGCCCAATGTCATCACTCCTATTTTCTCAGCATCAGCAGAGATTGGCGCAGATCCAATCATCCCATCAGAATTACCCCAATATACCACCACACATGTTATATCCCCATCACTCTGCAGAGATAACAGGCAGGTTTGATTCTGTTGGCAGCTCCCATTCATCAAGAGACAAGAGATCAAGGTCAGGGAGGGGAAAACATAACATTCGCTTCTCTCAACCAACATCTGACACTGGTGGCCAGAATGGTGATAGTGGCGGCATAAAGTTTAGATCCAAGTACATGTCATCTGAAGAGATCGAATCAATATTGAGAATGCAGCATTCCGCAAGTCATAGCAGTGATCCTTATGTCGTTGATTACTACCATCAAGCTTGTATGGCTAAAAGGGGTGCCACTTCTAAGCAAAAGAATAACTTCTCCCCAGCATCAATGAAAGACTTACCGTCCAAGTCTCGATCCAGCAGTGATCAGCACACATATCTTCAGGTTGATGCTCTTGGAAGAGTATCTTTCTCTTCCATACGTAGGCCTCGATCTCTTCTTGAAGTTGACCATCCTTCATCCGGTGATGGCTCTCATGATCAGAAGTCCACTATGAGGCCCCTGGAGAAAGAACCAATGCTAGCAGCAAGAGTCACTGTGGAAGATGCCCTTTGCCTTCTTCTTGAGGTGGATGACATTGACCGGCTGTTGCAGTCTAGCCAGTCACAGGACAACAATTTCCAACTAAAGCGAAGACGGCAAGTCCTCCTTGAAGGTCTAGCTGCATCACTTCAGCTTGTTGACCCTCTCGGACCCAGCAAATCTGGTCATTCATCTGGGTTAGCTATGAAGGATGATGTTGTTTTTCTTCGCATTGTTTCTCTGCCCAAAGGACGTAAATTTTTAGCACGTTACCTTCGGCTTCTTGTCCCTGGCAGCGAGCTGACCCGGATAGTATGCATGGCTATTTTTCGCCATGTGAGGTTCTTGTTTGGGGGTTTGCCATCAGACTCTAGTGCAGCAGAGACTACAGTTGCTCTTGCAAAGACTGTTACGTCTTGCGTGCATCACATGGAACTTGGTGCTCTTAGTGCCTGCCTTGCTGCTGTCGTCTGTTCATCAGAACAGCCACCTCTCCGCCCTCTTGGTAGCTCTGCTGGTGACGGGGCTTCTCTAATTATTAAATCAGTTCTGGATCGAGCAACTGAGTTGCTGACTGATCATCATGCTGCAGCCAGCTACACTGTGCCAAACAGGACTCTCTGGCAGGCATCATTTGATGCTTTCTTTGGACTTCTGACAAAATACTGTGTCAGTAAGTTTGAAAGTATTCAGCAGATGTTTGTCATGCAGGCACCAAGCCCAGTAATTGGACCTGAGGCTTCCAAAGCTACTAGTAAGGAGATGCCTGTTGAGCTACTTCGTGCAAGCCTTCCTCATACAAATGAGCAGCAACGCCAGAGGCTTCTTGATTTTGCTCAGAGATCCATGCCAGTAACAGGTTTCAATCCCCAAGGTGCTAGGGGTGGGCACATCACTTCAGAATCTGTTCCTGGTTGA